A DNA window from Bdellovibrio sp. BCCA contains the following coding sequences:
- a CDS encoding DNA gyrase inhibitor YacG: MTEPQKSRQVKCPQCGRLTLYTVENPFRPFCSERCRLIDLGEWASESYRIPVSGSSSDSLSSSDDDYDDSSENEH, encoded by the coding sequence ATGACCGAACCTCAAAAATCTCGACAGGTCAAATGCCCACAGTGTGGGCGTTTGACTTTGTACACAGTAGAAAACCCCTTCCGACCTTTCTGTTCTGAGAGATGTCGACTCATCGATTTGGGTGAGTGGGCGAGTGAATCCTACCGCATTCCCGTCTCGGGTTCTTCAAGTGATTCTTTAAGTTCTTCTGACGATGACTATGATGATTCATCGGAGAACGAACATTAG
- a CDS encoding HU family DNA-binding protein: protein MNKAQLIEKIAAETKVSKAQAEAILDCAVENIKKSVKKGDDVKLVGFGTFTKAKRKARTGRNPQTGKAIKIPAAWAPKFRAGAEFKSMVK, encoded by the coding sequence ATGAACAAAGCACAACTCATCGAAAAAATCGCAGCTGAAACAAAAGTTTCTAAAGCTCAAGCTGAAGCAATCCTTGATTGCGCAGTAGAAAACATCAAAAAGTCTGTTAAAAAAGGCGACGATGTTAAACTTGTTGGTTTCGGTACATTCACAAAAGCTAAGCGTAAAGCTCGCACTGGTCGCAATCCACAAACTGGTAAAGCGATCAAAATCCCAGCTGCTTGGGCTCCAAAATTCCGCGCTGGCGCAGAATTCAAATCAATGGTTAAGTAA
- the pfkA gene encoding 6-phosphofructokinase: MAQFTKKIKRIGVYTSGGDAPGMNAAIRAVVRVGIAQNLEVYGVLNGYVGMIENKIQPLQLRDMANIIQRGGTILKTGRSTDFMKAEGRAKAAQHLKDAEIDALVCIGGDGSFRGAHALWEEHQIPVVGVPGTIDNDIYGSDKTIGFDTAVNTALEAIDRIRDTAASHDRLFIVEVMGRNSGFIASHVGLAGGAEEIFTPDGNTTVEKALDHIKDGISRGKTSSILVTAEGQKPGRAYDLADAIRKKSGMDAKVCILGHQQRGGSPTAADRILASRMGAAAVDALLKGYCDVMIGTEGERLIQVPLDLVTKHEKKSQLDLISLANILAT, translated from the coding sequence ATGGCTCAATTTACAAAAAAAATTAAGAGAATCGGTGTTTACACAAGCGGCGGCGACGCGCCAGGAATGAATGCGGCTATTCGTGCTGTGGTTCGTGTTGGAATTGCACAAAATTTAGAAGTCTATGGCGTCCTCAATGGTTACGTCGGAATGATTGAAAACAAAATTCAGCCTTTGCAACTTCGTGATATGGCGAACATCATTCAGCGCGGTGGTACGATTCTGAAAACGGGCCGCTCGACGGATTTTATGAAGGCCGAAGGCCGCGCTAAAGCAGCACAGCATCTGAAGGATGCCGAAATCGATGCTTTGGTGTGTATCGGTGGCGATGGTTCTTTTAGAGGCGCCCACGCACTTTGGGAAGAGCATCAAATTCCCGTCGTCGGAGTTCCCGGCACAATTGATAACGATATTTATGGCAGTGACAAAACCATCGGTTTTGATACGGCGGTGAATACCGCTCTTGAAGCGATTGATAGAATTCGTGATACGGCCGCCTCGCATGACCGTCTTTTTATTGTTGAAGTGATGGGAAGAAATTCTGGATTCATCGCTTCTCACGTCGGTCTTGCCGGTGGTGCTGAAGAAATCTTCACTCCTGATGGAAATACGACTGTTGAAAAAGCTTTGGACCATATCAAAGATGGTATTTCTAGAGGGAAAACCAGCAGTATTCTTGTCACCGCTGAAGGGCAAAAGCCGGGGCGCGCCTATGATCTTGCGGATGCGATTCGCAAAAAATCCGGCATGGACGCTAAAGTTTGTATCTTGGGACACCAACAGCGCGGAGGTTCTCCGACAGCGGCGGATCGTATTCTTGCAAGCCGTATGGGTGCCGCGGCCGTCGATGCCCTTCTTAAAGGTTATTGTGATGTGATGATCGGTACTGAAGGCGAACGTCTGATTCAAGTGCCTTTGGATTTAGTGACGAAGCATGAGAAAAAATCCCAACTGGATTTGATCTCTTTAGCGAATATTCTTGCCACTTAA
- a CDS encoding ABC transporter substrate-binding protein, whose amino-acid sequence MKRLLLALVLVLPLLSGCTKKENEIVIGEYDSLTGSDATFGLSSNKGVRLALDEINAAGGVKGKKISLVTLDDQGKNEEAAAATTRLITQNKVVAIIGGVASGRSKAAAPIAQTHKVPFVSPASTNPDVTKVGDYVFRVCFIDPFQGYVMAKFATENLKMKKAAILRDVKNDYSVGLADVFAAEFKKRGGEIVADLSYQAGDIDFKAQLTQIRSKNPEGIYVPGYYTEVGLIAQQARQLGIKVPLMGGDGWDSDKLSEIGKEAINGNYYSNHYTTESSDPAVTEFIKKFKAKYNETPDALAALAYDAAKILVAAMERAPDLSGKAIRDELAKTKDFGGVTGKITLNENRDAVKSAVIIQVDGSNRKYITTITP is encoded by the coding sequence ATGAAACGCCTACTTTTAGCTTTGGTTCTTGTGTTGCCATTGCTTTCCGGATGTACAAAAAAAGAAAACGAAATCGTTATCGGTGAATATGATTCTTTGACTGGAAGTGATGCCACTTTTGGATTGAGTTCAAATAAAGGCGTCCGCTTGGCCCTAGACGAAATCAATGCCGCTGGCGGAGTAAAAGGCAAAAAAATCAGCCTTGTGACTTTGGATGACCAAGGGAAAAACGAAGAAGCGGCAGCGGCGACAACTCGTTTGATCACACAGAACAAAGTTGTTGCGATTATTGGTGGCGTTGCCAGCGGTCGTTCGAAAGCGGCGGCTCCGATTGCGCAAACTCACAAAGTTCCTTTTGTTTCTCCGGCTTCAACAAATCCGGATGTGACTAAAGTGGGTGATTATGTTTTCCGCGTCTGCTTTATCGATCCATTCCAAGGTTACGTGATGGCGAAATTCGCGACGGAAAATTTGAAAATGAAAAAAGCGGCGATTCTTCGCGACGTCAAAAATGATTACAGCGTGGGTCTTGCTGACGTCTTTGCTGCTGAGTTTAAAAAACGCGGTGGTGAAATCGTGGCGGATCTAAGTTATCAAGCCGGAGATATCGATTTCAAAGCTCAACTAACTCAAATCCGCTCTAAAAACCCTGAGGGCATCTATGTCCCCGGTTATTACACTGAAGTCGGATTGATTGCTCAACAAGCGCGCCAATTAGGTATAAAAGTGCCGCTCATGGGCGGAGACGGTTGGGATAGCGACAAACTTTCTGAGATCGGTAAAGAGGCCATCAACGGCAATTACTACTCAAATCACTACACAACAGAGTCTTCAGACCCGGCAGTGACTGAATTTATTAAAAAGTTTAAAGCGAAGTACAACGAAACACCGGACGCTTTGGCGGCTCTGGCTTACGATGCCGCAAAAATCTTAGTTGCAGCGATGGAACGCGCTCCTGACTTGTCAGGCAAAGCCATTCGTGATGAACTAGCTAAGACGAAAGATTTCGGCGGAGTGACTGGAAAAATCACTTTGAATGAAAATCGCGACGCTGTAAAAAGTGCTGTGATTATTCAAGTGGACGGTAGCAACCGCAAATACATCACGACGATCACTCCATAA
- a CDS encoding branched-chain amino acid ABC transporter permease: MQDFIQHIINGISLGSIYALIALGYTMVYGILKMINFAHSDVYMVGAFAAYYVARFFGIDASPGIATLITLLVVSMVCCSLLGLAIERLAYRPLRNAPKLNVLITAIGVSLFLEYAGQVVFGADPKVFPEVMKDMVLFNIGDVELKSFDVTVLIVSVLAMLGLQFLIFKTKLGRAMRAVSANASVASLLGVNPDRIIAFTFIVGSSLAGVGSVLVGMKYPKIDPLMGMMIGLKAFVAAVLGGIGNVGGAVLGALIMGLSEEMVVAYLSSTYRDALAFGILIVILIFKPAGLLGKYTVEKV; the protein is encoded by the coding sequence ATGCAGGATTTCATTCAACACATTATCAACGGTATCAGTCTTGGATCTATTTACGCACTGATCGCCCTTGGATACACGATGGTGTATGGAATCCTGAAAATGATCAACTTCGCCCACTCCGACGTTTACATGGTGGGCGCCTTTGCCGCCTACTATGTCGCCCGTTTCTTTGGAATTGATGCAAGTCCTGGCATCGCAACTCTAATCACTCTTCTTGTTGTCTCGATGGTTTGTTGCAGTCTCTTGGGACTGGCTATTGAACGCCTGGCTTATCGCCCTCTTCGCAATGCTCCCAAATTAAACGTTCTTATCACGGCTATCGGCGTGAGTCTTTTCTTGGAATACGCAGGACAAGTTGTTTTTGGTGCTGATCCTAAAGTTTTTCCGGAAGTGATGAAGGACATGGTTTTGTTCAACATTGGTGATGTGGAACTAAAATCTTTTGATGTCACGGTTTTGATCGTGAGTGTTCTTGCGATGTTGGGACTTCAGTTTCTTATTTTTAAAACCAAATTGGGTCGCGCGATGCGTGCGGTGAGCGCGAATGCCTCTGTCGCAAGTCTTTTAGGCGTGAATCCAGATCGTATTATTGCATTTACATTTATTGTCGGCTCATCTTTGGCCGGCGTCGGCAGTGTTCTTGTTGGAATGAAGTATCCCAAAATTGATCCCTTGATGGGAATGATGATTGGTCTTAAAGCGTTCGTCGCCGCCGTTCTTGGTGGAATCGGCAATGTTGGCGGTGCGGTTTTAGGAGCACTGATCATGGGACTTTCTGAAGAGATGGTCGTCGCTTATCTTTCCAGTACGTACCGCGATGCTTTGGCATTCGGCATTTTGATTGTGATCTTGATCTTTAAACCAGCCGGACTTCTTGGCAAATACACAGTGGAGAAAGTTTAA
- a CDS encoding branched-chain amino acid ABC transporter permease, translating into MKFIKSPLIAIAVLSVLGLVFDFGINAYFQLILLFALVNCLLSMSLNLVNGYTGQFSLGHAGFMAIGAYFSAYANTHWDLLPPPLQAVEFFIWAGCAGLVAAGAGFLVGLPSLRLKGDYLAIVTLGFGEIIRVALLNMDFLGGPRGYSNIPGFSSFLFSFIFASLWLVICFFTIWRVMHSTYGRGFLSVREDEIAAEAMGINTTRMKVRAFVLSSFFAGVAGSLFSHFTNFISPSSFTFLQSVNAVIMVVLGGMGSMTGSVVAAIFITVLPEALRPLQELTGVDLRMVIYSLSLVLVMILRPKGLFGDLEITDVWRKYVRRSA; encoded by the coding sequence ATGAAATTTATTAAGTCTCCGCTGATTGCTATCGCCGTCTTATCCGTTCTGGGTCTGGTCTTTGATTTCGGCATCAATGCATACTTCCAATTGATTTTGCTTTTTGCTTTGGTGAATTGTCTTCTTTCAATGAGTTTGAATCTTGTTAATGGATACACGGGACAGTTCTCTTTAGGGCACGCGGGATTTATGGCGATCGGTGCTTACTTCTCCGCTTACGCGAATACACACTGGGATCTTTTACCGCCGCCTCTGCAAGCTGTTGAGTTTTTTATTTGGGCAGGTTGCGCGGGCCTTGTTGCCGCAGGTGCTGGATTCCTGGTGGGCCTTCCTTCTCTTCGTCTTAAAGGTGATTATTTAGCGATTGTGACTTTGGGATTTGGCGAGATCATTCGTGTGGCGTTGTTAAATATGGATTTCTTGGGTGGCCCGCGAGGTTATTCGAATATTCCTGGATTTAGTTCTTTCTTGTTTTCATTCATTTTTGCGTCTTTGTGGCTGGTGATTTGTTTCTTCACTATTTGGCGTGTGATGCATTCCACTTATGGCCGCGGGTTCTTAAGTGTTCGCGAAGATGAAATCGCGGCGGAAGCCATGGGTATTAACACCACTCGCATGAAAGTGCGCGCATTTGTTCTTTCAAGTTTCTTTGCAGGTGTCGCGGGTTCTTTATTCTCGCATTTTACAAACTTCATCAGCCCTTCCTCTTTCACATTCTTGCAAAGCGTGAATGCGGTGATCATGGTCGTTCTGGGTGGCATGGGTTCAATGACGGGCTCTGTCGTTGCTGCGATCTTTATTACCGTCTTGCCTGAGGCTTTGCGTCCTTTGCAAGAACTTACGGGTGTTGACCTGCGCATGGTGATTTATTCTTTGTCTTTGGTTCTTGTGATGATTTTACGTCCTAAGGGTCTTTTCGGTGATCTTGAGATCACTGATGTTTGGAGAAAATATGTCCGACGTTCTGCTTGA
- a CDS encoding ABC transporter ATP-binding protein: MSDVLLEARKITMQFGGLKAVDSLEFQIKKGQLAGLIGPNGAGKTTVFNMLTGVYSPTHGEVALEGTSLKGLKPYEISHRGVTRTFQNIRLFKGLTVLDNVLVAGHQHMHYGLFDTLLQTPRFRKAEGALQDKAMSLLKIFHLDEKAHKPASALPYGEQRKLEIVRALATDPKIILLDEPAAGMNHSETHHLMETIAKIREQFKLTVLLIEHDMKLVMGICENIIVLDHGVKIEEGTPQKVQSSQKVIEAYLGVEEKE, translated from the coding sequence ATGTCCGACGTTCTGCTTGAAGCTCGCAAGATCACCATGCAGTTTGGCGGTCTTAAAGCTGTCGACTCTTTGGAATTCCAAATTAAAAAAGGCCAGCTTGCCGGACTTATTGGTCCCAATGGTGCGGGAAAAACAACGGTGTTTAATATGCTTACGGGCGTGTATTCACCGACTCACGGTGAAGTCGCTTTAGAGGGGACATCTTTAAAAGGACTTAAACCTTATGAGATTTCTCACCGTGGAGTGACTCGTACGTTTCAGAATATTCGTCTTTTTAAAGGCCTTACTGTTTTAGATAATGTTTTGGTCGCAGGCCATCAGCACATGCACTATGGTCTTTTTGATACGCTTTTGCAGACGCCACGATTTAGAAAAGCCGAAGGTGCTTTGCAAGACAAGGCTATGAGTCTTCTTAAGATCTTCCACTTGGATGAAAAAGCTCATAAGCCGGCGAGTGCTCTTCCTTATGGTGAGCAGAGAAAATTAGAAATCGTGCGTGCGCTGGCGACAGATCCAAAAATTATTTTGCTTGATGAGCCTGCTGCGGGAATGAATCACTCCGAAACTCATCATTTGATGGAAACGATCGCAAAAATCCGTGAGCAGTTTAAATTGACTGTCTTACTGATCGAGCATGACATGAAACTTGTGATGGGAATCTGTGAAAACATCATCGTTCTTGATCACGGTGTAAAGATCGAAGAAGGAACTCCTCAAAAAGTTCAAAGCTCACAAAAAGTGATTGAAGCTTATCTGGGTGTGGAGGAGAAAGAATGA
- a CDS encoding ABC transporter ATP-binding protein, which translates to MSSPLLIVENLEVFYGSIQALKGISFSVNEGEVVSLIGANGAGKTTTLRAISGLVPNSGQISFNGQNLNVVPTFKRVELGIAQSPEGRGVFPQMSVYENLEMGAYSRSDKAEIKKDLEMCFELFPRLKERMSQMAGTLSGGEQQMLAISRALMCKPKMLLLDEPSLGLAPLIVAQIFEIVKKLNKEGMTVLLVEQNARMALKISHRAYVLETGRIVMQDSAQNLLNNDEVRKSYLGV; encoded by the coding sequence ATGAGTTCTCCCTTATTGATTGTTGAAAATCTCGAAGTTTTTTATGGTTCGATTCAAGCATTAAAAGGAATTAGTTTCTCTGTGAACGAAGGCGAAGTGGTTTCTTTGATTGGCGCCAATGGCGCGGGGAAAACGACGACTTTGCGTGCGATTTCGGGCCTGGTTCCTAACTCAGGACAGATCTCTTTTAATGGACAGAATCTGAATGTCGTGCCAACGTTTAAACGTGTGGAATTGGGTATTGCGCAGTCTCCAGAGGGCCGTGGCGTTTTCCCGCAAATGAGTGTTTATGAGAACCTTGAAATGGGCGCTTACTCTCGCTCGGATAAAGCTGAAATCAAAAAAGATCTTGAGATGTGTTTTGAGCTTTTTCCTCGTCTGAAAGAGCGCATGTCGCAAATGGCGGGAACTCTTTCTGGCGGCGAACAGCAGATGCTGGCGATCAGCCGTGCTTTGATGTGCAAACCAAAAATGTTGCTTTTAGATGAACCGTCTTTGGGATTGGCACCATTAATTGTGGCGCAGATTTTTGAAATCGTGAAAAAGCTGAACAAAGAAGGCATGACAGTTCTTTTGGTTGAACAAAATGCGCGCATGGCTTTAAAGATTTCTCATCGTGCTTACGTTTTAGAAACAGGACGAATCGTGATGCAGGATTCTGCTCAGAATCTTTTGAATAACGATGAAGTTCGTAAGTCTTATTTAGGCGTTTAA
- a CDS encoding sensor histidine kinase translates to MRRKFFFISLLVLIATTVSVAGILLTYFRTERLSFLDDQIRQTATSIIESKLSELKTYDDEEADQIISEELGPDRLGKFFIVRTREGEILFTTQNVDLLEMEIPQDPKWITLTTPKHFVRVLNLKLPRFPTRTLQVGVIVDASFISLTYVNNRTLWAISGILLIILILTWFLSAYLFSPIKTLAQYLNQVTKSLEANAELPQLPAALSRYAKEAPFQRQDEFRNLIQVLNGMVEKINVSRKFMKSWTFQMAHELKTPLTIVNRDFEVISERYKVDATSVQEVQSNIDKISQTVSSFLDWAELTTQKIPGNLYVINIEGFLVPVLVNLKKIYGDRIHVTQGADFQVLCNPLHLEQLLNNVLSNALKYSKDKVEISFHEGSFQVRDLGEGIPAEVLSRIGSPFNKSANVVRTQKGIGLGLAWVKTICDLYRWQYEFVLGKGTTFKVSFPPVISGS, encoded by the coding sequence TTGAGACGTAAGTTTTTCTTTATCTCTTTGCTGGTTCTTATTGCGACGACGGTGTCTGTAGCGGGAATTCTCCTAACTTATTTTCGCACGGAGCGTTTGTCGTTTCTGGATGATCAAATTCGTCAGACAGCAACGTCGATTATTGAGTCGAAACTTTCTGAGTTAAAAACCTACGACGACGAAGAGGCCGATCAAATCATTTCAGAAGAGTTGGGACCGGATCGTTTAGGAAAATTCTTTATCGTGCGCACGCGTGAAGGGGAGATCCTTTTTACCACGCAAAACGTCGATTTATTGGAAATGGAAATTCCTCAAGATCCGAAATGGATCACGCTCACAACGCCAAAACACTTCGTGAGAGTTTTGAATTTAAAACTTCCACGATTTCCGACGCGCACTTTGCAAGTGGGTGTTATCGTTGACGCGAGTTTTATTTCTCTGACCTATGTGAACAATAGAACTCTCTGGGCGATTTCAGGAATTCTGCTGATTATTTTGATTTTAACATGGTTCTTATCGGCTTATCTTTTTTCGCCGATCAAAACTCTGGCGCAGTACTTAAACCAGGTGACGAAATCTCTTGAAGCCAATGCGGAGCTTCCACAGCTTCCGGCGGCTTTATCGCGTTATGCAAAGGAAGCTCCTTTCCAACGGCAGGACGAATTTCGCAATTTAATCCAGGTTCTCAATGGCATGGTTGAAAAAATCAACGTCAGCAGAAAGTTCATGAAATCGTGGACTTTCCAGATGGCCCATGAATTGAAAACACCACTAACGATTGTAAATCGCGACTTTGAAGTGATCTCTGAAAGATACAAAGTCGATGCAACATCGGTGCAAGAAGTTCAATCCAACATTGATAAAATTTCGCAAACAGTTTCAAGCTTTCTGGATTGGGCGGAGCTTACCACACAAAAAATTCCGGGAAATCTTTACGTCATCAACATTGAAGGCTTCTTAGTTCCGGTTCTTGTGAATCTCAAAAAAATCTATGGCGATCGTATTCACGTCACTCAAGGCGCGGACTTTCAGGTGCTGTGCAATCCTCTTCACTTAGAGCAATTGCTAAACAACGTCCTCAGCAACGCTTTAAAATATTCAAAAGACAAAGTAGAAATCTCATTCCACGAGGGATCTTTTCAAGTGCGAGACTTAGGGGAGGGCATTCCTGCCGAAGTTTTGTCGCGCATCGGTTCGCCGTTTAATAAAAGTGCGAATGTCGTGCGCACACAAAAAGGCATAGGCTTGGGGCTAGCGTGGGTGAAAACGATTTGTGACTTGTACCGTTGGCAGTATGAATTTGTTTTAGGCAAGGGAACGACTTTCAAAGTGTCATTCCCGCCCGTAATTTCTGGTTCTTAG
- a CDS encoding response regulator transcription factor, whose translation MKLLIIDDEPEILKKISILAESSGHSVKSATSVESLQQILKAKAFYPHVIILDRILNGIDSISLIPNLKTAFADSRLLIVSAIDTASEKALALDAGADDYLAKPFSAVELLARINALTRRKSLYDERAILRVGNLTLHKEERLAKVQTTTLALSQKEFQLLCMFSSNPGKIFPREVLLEEIWQSSSEIESKVVEATINNLRRKLEASSASVAIKNMRNVGYWLET comes from the coding sequence ATGAAGCTGCTAATAATCGATGACGAGCCTGAAATCCTAAAAAAGATCTCCATCTTGGCGGAGTCTAGTGGGCACAGTGTCAAATCTGCGACTTCTGTCGAGTCATTGCAGCAAATTCTCAAAGCGAAAGCCTTCTATCCTCATGTGATCATTTTGGATCGCATCTTAAATGGTATTGATTCCATCAGTTTGATCCCAAATCTCAAAACGGCTTTTGCTGATTCCCGTTTGCTGATTGTGTCCGCTATTGATACTGCGTCTGAAAAAGCGTTGGCGTTGGATGCAGGAGCTGACGATTATCTTGCGAAGCCATTTTCTGCTGTGGAATTACTTGCACGTATAAACGCTCTAACACGTCGAAAAAGTCTTTACGATGAACGCGCGATTTTACGGGTGGGAAATCTCACCCTGCATAAAGAAGAACGCCTCGCGAAGGTTCAGACAACGACCTTGGCTTTGTCTCAAAAAGAGTTTCAACTTCTTTGCATGTTCAGTTCCAATCCGGGAAAGATTTTTCCTCGAGAAGTTCTTTTAGAAGAAATCTGGCAATCTTCCAGTGAAATTGAATCCAAAGTTGTCGAAGCCACTATCAACAATCTTCGTCGTAAACTAGAGGCCAGTTCCGCTTCTGTAGCGATCAAGAACATGCGCAACGTGGGGTACTGGCTTGAGACGTAA